AAGACCCCGGACGGCAACGGGCGGATTGAGCTAACGAGGTACCGGAACCCGGCCCTGTCAGGGGCCGGGCCGGAATTCGCCCCGCCGAATACACTTGGAATCCGGCAGATGATGTTCGAGGTCGATGACATCTACGCCACAGTGTCCCTCCTCCGGACTCACGGGGCTGAAATGATCGGCGAAGTGGTCCAATACGATGACCTTTACAGGCTCTGCTACATGCGAGGCCCGGCGGGAATCATCGTCGCACTGGCCGAAAGCCTCTCATAAATCGTTCGTCCTGTGCAGAAGCCACCGTCTCAAATTGGTGGTCGGTCGAACGTCACCTGATTTCCCCTTCCCTCGCGCACTCTGCGATCGCATAATGTCCCCATGCAAGAACATGAATGGCGCACCCTCATAGCCGCCTACTCAGACCACCTCAAGGCCGAGAAGGGACTGTCGCCGTACACGGTACGCAACTACGACACGGATATCGAGCCCCTGCACCAGTTCATGCTCAAGCGCAAGATCGAAAGCCTCAAGTCTCTGGACCGTTACTTGCTGCGCGGCTACCTGGCATGGTTGATAGAGCTCGGCTACGCAAAGGCCAGCATCGTCCGCAAGCTCAGCGCCCTGCG
This genomic stretch from SAR202 cluster bacterium harbors:
- a CDS encoding VOC family protein, with protein sequence MDHVTVVVTDLPVAISFFTALGMTLEGEASVEGKWVDRLCGLSGVQADIAMMKTPDGNGRIELTRYRNPALSGAGPEFAPPNTLGIRQMMFEVDDIYATVSLLRTHGAEMIGEVVQYDDLYRLCYMRGPAGIIVALAESLS